One genomic window of Medicago truncatula cultivar Jemalong A17 chromosome 1, MtrunA17r5.0-ANR, whole genome shotgun sequence includes the following:
- the LOC25483033 gene encoding probable DNA double-strand break repair Rad50 ATPase has product MGGCVSVSVKKKNEKKYPQNYVMNLKEKVRLLQEEIKEIMCDREKESRNYEREIMVFAFKEADWKQEMKRLKEEVKELREVVEEKEEKIREMEEVGMVEKNCEKEWELMGTKLLVQEMKEERARRDEAVEKWKQLYLAIKNELDDLIQRTYDGDGLYWKAEENDIQIENLKRELQEKEESIKALKAQLGSVEKERYKQEREFDLLRQSLRIMNGKKNPIQTKEKKKLKIKLGK; this is encoded by the exons ATGGGGGGATGTGTTAGTGTTAGtgttaagaagaaaaatgagaaaaagtaTCCACAAAATTATGTAATGAATTTGAAAGAGAAAGTGAGACTTCTACAAGAAGAAATAAAGGAGATAATGTGTGATAGGGAGAAAGAGAGTAGGAACTATGAGAGGGAGATAATGGTGTTTGCTTTTAAGGAGGCAGATTGGAAACAAGAGATGAAGAGGTTGAAAGAAGAGGTGAAGGAGTTGAGGGAAGTGGTGGAAGAGAAGGAAGAGAAGATAAGGGAGATGGAAGAGGTTGGAATGGTTGAGAAAAATTGTGAGAAAGAGTGGGAATTAATGGGAACTAAGCTTTTGGTTCAAGAGATGAAGGAGGAAAGAGCAAGGAGAGATGAAGCTGTTGAGAAGTGGAAACAACTTTATCTTGCAATTAAGAATGAGTTGGATGATCTCATCCAAAGAACATATGATG GAGATGGTTTGTATTGGAAAGCTGAGGAAAATGACATCCAAATTGAAAATCTGAAGAGGGAATtgcaagagaaagaagaaagcaTAAAAGCTTTAAAAGCTCAATTAGGTTCAGTGGAGAAAGAAAGGTACAAACAAGAAAGGGAATTTGACTTGTTAAGGCAAAGCTTGAGGATCATGAATGGCAAGAAGAATCCAATTCAAactaaagagaagaagaagttgaaaatcaaattgggaaaataa